From Blastocatellia bacterium, a single genomic window includes:
- a CDS encoding family 10 glycosylhydrolase gives MANRDAGRTKPQANRSAPVALTAILFLCCLLPATCSDAVSSHTGRQDEVRALWVTRATLTSPEKIKQLINQATEAGFNTLIVQVRGRGDAYYQSRWEPRAKELTGQEPTFDPLALVLKEAKSANLKVHAWINTVLLANLDDLPPMPTHVLNKHPEWLAVHRSVAAQLYTLDPAAPQYRQQLIEACKRDMSELEGLYLSPAHPAVKEHLYSIFMDVLEKYDVHGLHFDYVRLPNPSFDYSRTALDRFRHVIEKQLSERERQLLARVAATDPLVYANTYPEEWQQFHRDQVTELVERIYHGVKARKPHVEVSAAVFGNDQDAFTRRFQDWKRWLRMGILDIVCPMAYSPDTETFRQQIAIAYAHAAGRRVWAGIGAYRIPVESTLEKIRTAREIGVQGFVLFSYDSAIRVSETNPGGDYLLRIKQAVLDAKEK, from the coding sequence GTGGCAAACCGAGACGCGGGCCGAACTAAGCCACAGGCGAACCGTTCAGCGCCTGTAGCACTCACGGCCATTCTCTTCTTATGCTGCCTGCTGCCAGCAACATGTTCCGACGCCGTTTCGTCGCACACGGGCCGTCAAGATGAAGTCCGCGCTCTCTGGGTAACCCGCGCCACGCTCACTTCACCGGAGAAAATTAAGCAACTGATCAACCAAGCGACCGAGGCTGGATTCAACACGTTGATCGTTCAGGTTCGCGGTCGAGGTGACGCTTATTATCAATCGCGCTGGGAACCACGAGCAAAAGAACTCACCGGCCAGGAGCCAACATTTGATCCGTTGGCACTGGTGTTGAAAGAGGCCAAATCTGCCAATCTCAAGGTGCATGCCTGGATCAACACGGTGTTACTGGCCAATCTGGACGACCTGCCGCCGATGCCCACACATGTGTTGAACAAGCACCCTGAATGGCTGGCCGTGCATCGTTCTGTAGCTGCTCAGTTGTACACACTTGATCCTGCCGCGCCGCAGTACCGCCAACAATTGATTGAAGCGTGCAAACGCGACATGTCGGAGCTGGAGGGGCTGTATCTTTCACCGGCGCATCCGGCGGTCAAGGAGCATCTCTATTCGATTTTCATGGATGTGCTGGAGAAGTACGATGTTCATGGCCTGCACTTTGATTATGTCCGGTTGCCGAACCCTTCGTTCGATTATAGTCGGACGGCGCTCGACCGGTTTCGCCACGTGATCGAGAAACAGTTGAGCGAGCGTGAGCGACAGTTACTGGCGCGCGTGGCGGCCACCGACCCGTTGGTCTATGCAAATACCTATCCAGAGGAGTGGCAGCAATTTCATCGTGACCAGGTGACCGAACTGGTCGAGCGCATCTATCACGGCGTCAAGGCGCGCAAACCTCACGTCGAAGTGAGCGCCGCCGTTTTCGGCAACGATCAAGATGCTTTCACCCGTCGGTTTCAAGATTGGAAACGCTGGTTGCGCATGGGCATTTTAGACATCGTCTGTCCGATGGCCTATTCACCGGATACGGAGACGTTCCGTCAGCAGATCGCGATCGCGTATGCTCATGCCGCCGGTCGGCGCGTCTGGGCCGGCATTGGCGCCTACCGCATTCCGGTTGAAAGCACGCTGGAAAAAATTCGGACAGCGCGCGAAATTGGCGTCCAAGGGTTCGTGCTTTTTTCTTACGACAGCGCCATTCGGGTGAGCGAAACCAATCCGGGCGGCGATTACCTGCTTCGGATCAAACAAGCGGTTCTCGATGCGAAGGAGAAATGA